Genomic DNA from Triticum dicoccoides isolate Atlit2015 ecotype Zavitan chromosome 4B, WEW_v2.0, whole genome shotgun sequence:
GATGGTGGAAATTTTTGGCCTGGCTAGGCCAGCCTGGTACATCTGTTTGGTTCCTTTCCTAGCCTGGTAGTGTCATTACtgaattgtttttttattgttttaAATAGTACCCATGGCTGCCAGGCTGATGTTACACCACGCCAGGCGCAAAAACTAGTACGCCTGGGCTAGGGTAATACTAGTGCCTGGGCTAAAGTTCCCATTTCTTCTATTTTTTTATTACCATGCCAGGCTAACTGCCTTGCTAGGAACGCCTGGGCCAGGCACTCAGGATATGAACCAAACAACTGCCAGGCATATCTCAGGCAAGGTCCAGGCCAGACATACAATGTTGTGGACATCAACCAAACATGCTGGACCTCTATCTACAGAGGATACAGGTGGCCTCGAACGGCAAGGTAGTAGTGACCGAGATCAAAGAAGGGAGTGTCGCAAACTATGGGGCTATTATTCAAGAAATTATTCATCATTCTAGTTCTTTTGTTGTTTGCAATTTTGTTCATGAGTATGGGTCCTCGAATGTTGAGGCACACAATTTAGCGAAGCATGCTCTTACTTTAGGGGCTGGctgccatgtttggttaggccagcCCGGCAATCTCTATTTCGTCTGTATAAACGTTATGATGAGTTAATAAAGTTTTGCGAGATTGCCTAAAAAACAACCACCTGATATCATGCTAAAGAAAACTGGTATGTGCATTAAGAAAACCAAGTGTTTTTTCAATAAAAAGGCATTATCTTATTTCAAGCTGATACCGACCAACAAAACAACATCAAAAGCTAGTCCGGACATCAAGATTATTACTTTCCCGAAAAGGAAtaaaacccccggcctctgcatcatcatgatgcacacAGCCATGGACATCAAGATTATACACAACCAATTtatcaaaaaagaaacaaaagacaTCACCTACAAAAGTCATGTTGAAGCAATAGCATGGGTAGGCTCAAACCTCCGTTTCTCTTGCAATTAGGGTCTGAAGCCCTGAATCGAGCATTTTTGTGTGTCTCTCTACAGCATCCAAACAGCAACACAAATGAATTCGGCACATTCAGACATGTCAAGAAATAAAGCGATATGAATTCATGATCTCTGCACATTCAGATGAATTCATGATCTCTGCACAAATTCTGTCCTTGGCCGATGGCAAGGAGTGGATGGTTTCCTCTGTTTATGGACCACAGGAGGAGGAACACAAGGTCAGATTCCTTGAGGCTATTGTGCAGTTCGGGGAGCAGGTGTGTTTGCCATGGATCCTAAATGGCGACTTTAACATTGTATGCAACGAAGATGAGCGCAGCTCCAGGAGAGTTAACAGAAGGCTTATGAATAAATTCCGGCATACCATCAACAGATTGGGTCTTCATGACATGCCCATGATTGGGAGGCGCTACACTTGGTGTAATAATCAGGAGCAAGCGATCCTTGCTAGACTGGACAGAGTGTTATTCAACAACGACTGGGAGGACTTGTATCCCATCAGCGATCTGTTGTCTCTTAGCTCCAGCATATCTGACCACTGTCCTCTGCTTCTCACTTGCTCTTCCGCTAGACCTCGCGCCTACCGCTTCCGCTTTGAGAATTTCTAGTGCAAGCTACCAGGATTCACGGACACTGTCAAGGTGGCTTGGATGGAAGATGTTGAGGGCAACGATCCCCTGAAAATCTTCAATGTCAAGTTGCATCACACAACCAAAGCTTTGAGAAGTTGGGGCCAGAGAAGATGGAGCGAGCTCAGTATGCAGTTCCAAATGGCCAATGAAGTGATCTGGCGTTTAGATTGTGCGCAGGAGAGGAGGCATCTATCTACGGAGGAAAGAAATCTCCGCGCCTTCTTGAAGGGCAAGTGCCTGGCCTTTGCCTCGCTTGAACGTGTTCGTGTACGTCAACGAGCGAAGGTGCGAGATCTCAAGGAAGGTGATGCAGACACCAAATACTTCCACATGAAAGCAAACGGGCGCCGTCGTAAGCATTTAATACCCTACCTCAAACAGGGCGACCGAATTGCCACAGCTATGGAAGACAAACTAAACTTGGCGGGAGAATTCTTCAGCAAGCTAATGGGCACCCCGGAGTCGGCCAATAATAGGAGTTCCTTGCGGTGGGAGTCTCTGAATCTGCGCAAGCTGTCGCCAGAGTTGGCGCATGGTCTCGAATCGGATTTCACCGTGGATGAGGTCAAAAAGGTGATTATGGACATGCCCTCCGACAGGGCACCAGGTCCGGATGGCTTCTCCGGACAGTTTTATAAAAAGTGCTGGGATATCATTGCTTCGGACCTAATGGCTGTGATGAAGGCTCTGCATGAGGGTCATTTTTATTCTTTTGGAGGCCTCAACACTTCAATCCTCACTCTCCTGCCCAAGAAATCAAACTCTCTGGAGATCGGCGACTTCAGACCTATCAACCTTATCCATGGTGCGGCCAAGATTTTCGCTAAAGTGCTTGCTTGCCGTCTGGCTCCGCTCCTGCCCACACTCATCTCGCAGGCCTAAAGTGCTTTCATTTCCCGGCGcaacatccatgaaaacttcatgtTTGTAAGGAACCTTGCTCGCCTGCTGCATCGCAAACGGAAGCCCTCGGTTCTTATGAAGATTGACACCTCCAAAGCCTTTGACACCCTTTCTTGGGAGTTCCTCCTGGAAATCCTTGTCACCAGAGGATTCGGTAGGAAGTGGTGCTCTTGGATATGTGGGCTGCTCTCCACTACCTCGTCATCAGTACTCATCAACGGAGAACTGAGCTTTTCTTTTGCCCTTGGCCAAGGAGTCAGACAGGGTGACCCCATATCACCAGCGCTCTTCATTCTGGCTATGGACGCCGTCCATGGCATGCTGGAATGGGCGGTGCAAAATAGCTTGCTAGCTGATTTCGGTATTGGCATGAGGGTACCCAGGGCATCGATGTTCGCGGACGATGCGGTATTGTTCTTCTCGCCGATGGAAAACGACCTTCAGATCATTGCGGCCATTCTGAAGCTGTTCGGCGAGGTGTCGGGACTCAGGATCAACATGATCAAAAGCACGGTAACTTGCATCAGATGCGACGAGGAGGTGGTTCAGAGAGTTGTAGAACATTTTCAGTGCAGTTACCAACATTTTCCCGTGCTGTACTTGGGCATCCCTCTGTCTATATACCGGCTAAAGAGACATGATTTAATGCCGCTGGTTGATAAATTCTCCAACAAAATGAAAGGATGGAAGCCGAAGATGATGGCTACAGTTGGGCGCCTCACTCTCGCTCGCTCAGTCCTCATGGCACTGCCGGTCCACCTTTTGGCGGCACTGCCTTTGCCAGCCTGGGCGATCAAAATCATCAACCGTCATTGTCGTAGCTTCATTTGGAAGGGCGAGGAAGAGATCAATGGGGGCCACTGTCTGCTCCCATGGTCGAGGGTGTGCATGCCCCGGGAGCTTGGTGGACTTGGAGTTTTAAATCTTAAATGGTTTGGTCTAGCACTTCGATGTAAATGGCCTTGGCTGGGCTGGGACGCGGATGAGAGGCCATGGCATGCTCTACCCAACGTGATGGAGAGGGAGGTCCAGGCCCTTTTCAACGCGGCCTGCCAAGTCAGTCTGGGATCCGGTGAGATTGCCAAATTTTGGACTGACCGGTGGCTGGAGGATGGCAAGTCAGTGGCCCAGATGGCGCCCCAACTCTTCTCCTTCGTCAAGAACCGCGAGCTAACTGTCAAAGAGGCTACCCACAATCAGGCCTGGACCAAAGACGTAGCCGGCGGGCTCTCGCTACCTGCCATTGTGCAGTTCCTCATGGTATGGGAGTTGGTGGAGAACACTTCCCTCAATATGGATGCCAGGGACACTCCACGCTGGATGTTGACGTCAGACAAGCAATTCTCTGTCCAGAGTGCATACAGCCTGTTCTTTCTAGGCAAAATTCGCTTTGCATGCTCAAAGCCGATTTGGAAATCCAAGGCTCCACCGCGTTGTAAATTCTTCATGTGGCTGGTGGTGCATAAAAGATGTCTCACGGCGGACAACCTGGAGCGACGAAGCTGGCCGTCCAATCGAGTGTGTTCGCTCTGCCTGTCTGCGCCAGAGGACTGCACTCACCTTTTTGTCCACTGCCCATATACCCAACAGGTTTGGTTGCTCTTTAAAACATGGACGAATGCAGATTTCATTACCCCCAGTGTTTCTTTCACTTCCACGGAAGACTGGTGGCTTCGGGCTAGGGCGGCTATTCCGAAGGCAGTCAGGAGGAATTTTGACACGGTAATCATCATGCTGCACTGGAGGGTGTGGAAAGAGCGAAACGCCAGGATATTTGATCATGCTTCCAACCCACCTGACTGGGTTCTGGACCGGATCAAGGAAAACGTAGCCATGTGGAGAGCCGCGGGATGCATTGCTGATCTCCCGGCTTAGCTACAGCCGTCGGGCTTTGCCTGTATTTGTTTCCAGCGTTGGAGTTCCTTCACTCAGCAGCTCCTCCCTGAAGTCCCCAGTCAGCTCCTGTGGTACTCCGTATAAATTTCGTTATGGTACTCATCCTGATGCTCTGGAGGGTTTGGAGATCCCAGCGTTGCTGTGGCTAGGTCCTGTATGGGGTCTTGGGTTCAGTCTAATCTTCCTAGACTGTTCCTGTTGTACTGAACTTTTCTCTCCTTCTAATAAAGATCGGCCTCAGGCCCTTCGATAAAGCGATATGAATCAAGGTAATGGCGTAACATAAGATGTGCACTATCGACATTTTCCTTGTCATGACATATCCAGATGAACATGCAACTCCCAGACTTCAAATAGAGCACTTGCTAGTCTATGCATGTTCAAATAGAGCACTTGCTAGCCTAGGCTGGGGCTTTAAGCCACTACTGATCATGTTACATATGATAAACCGGTCAAGTGATCAGATTAGCTTTCACGACTGCACATCAGGATTCACATTTCAATTAGAAGAAACCAGGAAATTCATAAAGAGCTGGAGCTCTGATTATAATTGACTTGGCAGATCTAGGGAATTCAATCAGAACACACAAAGGCACAATGCTGAAGGTATAAAATCTGCTTTAGAGAGAAACGCACATTCCCTAGAAGTAGGAGCATGCTCAAGTAAAAATTTGACACAATTGGCAAATCATAAATTGGCTCAAATGTAGCACATTCAGCAGAAATTGTGACACACATCTAGCAGAAACTGTGTGATGTAGCACATTCAGCAGTAGGCCAAAGCTAAGATATATAAGCTACATAAAACACTTGTCTTTTGCATAAACGCCGGAACTACTAACTTAAACATTTGAGGGTAAACATGCTAATAGAACCAAGAATCCTGCTGAGTCTCCATAGAACATGAGCCAACGATCCAAAAAGTGCCCTAATTTTTCCAGCAAAACTAAGCTCTGACGATGACGGCGAAAGGGTCCCTCACAGAGAAGTCAGATCCTCTTTCGAAGTTCTGCATCTGAAGGCCTTGACCTTCAGCAAATGCACTCTCGAAGAGCAGCAGTTGACAGCAGTTACTGGCCCATTTTGTGTCGAACAGAGGCTTCACTTTGGCATTTACCTCAGCCAGCGAGCTGAAGCTTCCATTGACACACACAATCGCCAGCTTCGTCAGCATCCGAGCGTTCTCAAGGAAAAACTTGAGGAAGGAAAGCTCGCACCGATCTCCTAGGAAGTTCTGAAAGATCATCAAGTCAACGTGTGAACGGATGCATTCGATGGCACCGGACTCCTCCCAGAACTTGAGGTTGAGCTTGCCGGTGGTCTCGGCAGTTTTCTTGGACTGTAGATAATTAAATCGGCCCAAACTTCAGTTAGAGCTCGATCATCTCATCACTTGGCAGCGGCAATATACATGTATGAGTGCGGGAAGAtgcaaaattgttgacaaattgagTGGGGGTTTCACCTCGATGTGCAGCCTCTCAACATTTGGAAAGCACCTGAAAAAGCAAGGCAGAATTTTGGCTTCATTGCGGACACCAAAACGCACTTTTAAGCCGAGGATCTTCACGGTTGGTACCATGGTGCTTGGGCTCGCTTTTGTCCCAGTCTGCAATGCACACAATTGTCTTGAGACAAGTTGACACATTGGTATCGATGATTTGTGAGTTAAACAAGCAAAAAGTAATTCTGAGAGCGCGGGATGAACCTTGATGGTGGTGTTGCCGATCTGGAGCGTGTGCAATTCCGGCTCCAAGTAGCCAAGTATGCTTAGCGCTGGTGCATGACCGATCTTGATCCTCTTGTGCGAGCCTGGGCCTTTGCGGGTGAATGACTCCCAGATGATGAGGCGCTCGAGCTTGGGGGCTTCGTCCACGACGATTTCCAGATCGGAGGCCCCGATTAACTGCACGCACCGGATGCTGCGGCTGACGAGGGTGAGACGGTCCATGAGCAAGTTGGCTTGGATGCACAGGATCTCCAGCACGGGGCTCCTGGAGATGATGAAGTTCATGTGCCGGCTCTCCATGGCGACTGTACAGAGGCCGAGCTCGCGGAGGTTGGGGAAGGAGGAGGCGCGGGGGAGGCCGGCAGTGTCCGGGAACTTCCAGAAGGCGAGGTAGAGGCGGGTGAGCGTGGCCATGCCGAAGAAGGCGGCGGGGAGGTCGAGGTCAAACGGCCACGGGCGGTTGGCGAGGACGAGCTCCTGGATGCCCTTGACGGCGAGGAGCTGCAGCCAGCGCGCGAGCAGGCCCCGGAACTCCTCCATGTGGCTGGTGGTGAGGTGGACGCAGCGGAAGGGGCCCGGATGCGCGGCGAGGATGCGGGAGACGGCGGAGGTGACGCAGCGCGCGGCGTCCCGCGGCACCTGCACCTGCACCTCGGGCGAGGGCGAGGACGGGAGGAGGTGGGCGTCGACGAGGACGAGCGGGGCGGAGCGCCAGAGGCCGCGCCAGCGGCGGGAGAGCGCGGTGGTGCGCGCGGCGTCCGTGACGGAGAGGCGGGTGAGGACGTTGCgcaggagcgcgtcggggaggaggctGAGGCGGTCAAGGTGGTCGTGGGGGAGGAGGGCGTAGAGGCCGGGGGCATGGCGGGAGGCGGGCGGGCCCGGGAGGACCAGGTGGATGTAGGAGAGGATGCGGCCGATGAGCGCCTCGAGGTCGCGCGGGTCCTTGCCCCGGCCCCGCCACATGCTCTCCGACGCGCGGTCCATGGGGACGGGCGGCAAGAAGGcggccatggccaccgccgccgacgaggtgTGGTTTTTGATGAGTTGAGCGCGGCAGGGagagcgaggggtggaggcggaggAAGGAATGAACGAAAGCCTTGGCTTTTGTGTGGGGGCGCGTGCTTCTTTTGTTCTGTAGCTAGCGGTGGCGGGCTGCCTGTGTGGAATGTGGGAGGCGGGTTTCAAGTTTGAACCACTACTCGAGGTGGGTTCCCCTCTTCCCGCTCGAATTTTCAAATCCGTTATTCCAATTCATGGAGGATATGCAAACCGCAATCATGCCACAGCACGCATTTTTTCACTTCCAGACTTTCCAGTACACCCACTATGAAAGTTTCTAACCCTTCCCTTATTCTATAACTCTATAAAATCTCTCCTAAAAAATCAAGGAattaaaatactccctccattcaaaatatagtgCGTCCACGCTTCCCgaagtccaactt
This window encodes:
- the LOC119293475 gene encoding F-box/FBD/LRR-repeat protein At1g13570-like — its product is MAAFLPPVPMDRASESMWRGRGKDPRDLEALIGRILSYIHLVLPGPPASRHAPGLYALLPHDHLDRLSLLPDALLRNVLTRLSVTDAARTTALSRRWRGLWRSAPLVLVDAHLLPSSPSPEVQVQVPRDAARCVTSAVSRILAAHPGPFRCVHLTTSHMEEFRGLLARWLQLLAVKGIQELVLANRPWPFDLDLPAAFFGMATLTRLYLAFWKFPDTAGLPRASSFPNLRELGLCTVAMESRHMNFIISRSPVLEILCIQANLLMDRLTLVSRSIRCVQLIGASDLEIVVDEAPKLERLIIWESFTRKGPGSHKRIKIGHAPALSILGYLEPELHTLQIGNTTIKTGTKASPSTMVPTVKILGLKVRFGVRNEAKILPCFFRCFPNVERLHIESKKTAETTGKLNLKFWEESGAIECIRSHVDLMIFQNFLGDRCELSFLKFFLENARMLTKLAIVCVNGSFSSLAEVNAKVKPLFDTKWASNCCQLLLFESAFAEGQGLQMQNFERGSDFSVRDPFAVIVRA